One region of Oncorhynchus nerka isolate Pitt River linkage group LG22, Oner_Uvic_2.0, whole genome shotgun sequence genomic DNA includes:
- the LOC115105162 gene encoding very-long-chain (3R)-3-hydroxyacyl-CoA dehydratase 1-like — translation MASMEEDGSVEEKDNNNKKRTKSAIAVAWLTFYNIAMTAGWLVLAMAMMRFYLQKATHKGLYKSIARTLKFFQTVALVEVGHCAIGIVRTSVIVTGVQVCSRIFMVWFITNSIKQIQNEESVILFLVVWTLTEITRYSFYTFNLLNHLPYFIKWARYNMFIIMYPLGVAGELLTIYAALPFVRKTGMLSMRLPNKYNISFDYYYFLIIVMLSYIPLFPQLFFHMLRQRRKVLLGEIIVEKDE, via the exons ATGGCGTCCATGGAGGAGGACGGCTCGGTTGAAGAGAAGGATAACAACAACAAGAAGAGAACGAAAAGTGCAATCGCTGTCGCATGGCTTACATTCTACAACATCGCCATGACGGCCGG GTGGCTGGTTTTGGCTATGGCAATGATGCGCTTTTACCTCCAGAAGGCCACACACAAGGGTCTGTACAAAAGTATAGCAAGGACACTCAAGTTCTTCCAGACAGTTGCGTTAGTTGAG GTGGGGCACTGTGCAATCG GAATCGTGAGGACCTCTGTAATTGTGACCGGGGTTCAAGTGTGTTCACGAATCTTCATGGTGTGGTTCATCACCAACAGCATCAAACAG ATCCAGAACGAAGAAAGTGTAATCCTCTTCCTGGTCGTTTGGACGTTGACAGAGATTACCAGATATTCATTCTATACATTTAATCTGCTCAACCACCTGCCATACTTCATCAAATGGGCCAG atACAATATGTTTATCATCATGTACCCTCTCGGAGTGGCCGGAGAACTCCTGACTATTTACGCTGCTCTGCCGTTCGTTCGCAAAACCGGAATGTTGTCCATGAGGCTCCCCAACAAGTACAACATCTCCTTCGACTACTACTACTTCCTCATCATCGTCATGCTCTCCTACATCCCAT tgTTCCCACAGCTCTTTTTCCACATGCTCCGTCAGAGGAGAAAGGTGCTTCTTGGAGAGATCATAGTGGAGAAGGATGAGTAG
- the LOC115105161 gene encoding collectin-12-like — MKDDFADEEEVQSFGYKRFGIQEGTQCTKCKNEWALKTSIALLYVLCTLLTIAVAVLGYKVVQKVDNVSEGIESYGGKIIAVETDLKKLDDQTGEKSENTTTEIQAFKNNIWALQRQLSEVAERSSSNRAALGRLQDAGQDMQGSQGSIQGLLDANTAMLRSVNGTLRAYGGTMEGLQDDTARLQTELQEQVRQQGQALFSIGNLNLTQAQQRGLILALQRSVDDTSQAIQKIRNDFQSIEQTARQTKSDADWLREKVQNLQVLASNASVLAKANNDILEDVGSQLASLSGQLQNTSSLAENHDQTLREIMDQQRDHDNLTSSKFDQLEIRLDESEGSIDRVTGNISFTTQLLGAINLNLNELRTCAETVGRHSDYLADLNSTVLDVRSDTTTLRLQQDDLAARLDKEVTSLSIVMEEMKLVDSKHSQLITNFTILQGPPGPRGPRGDKGPQGVAGQAGQKGEKGDKGGPGVQGLRGEKGSPGPLGLTGSRGQQGSRGNPGSKGSRGSGGRAGPPGAKGEPGTAGLLGRDGQPGPQGPQGPPGDLGQVGPAGVQGPRGVMGPVGAPGPPGLPGHPARPAAVAAVPLASVSLKSDSPAPTVLAPGCPHEWVGFRDKCYHFSRELHNFDDAKKSCDAQTASMVIINDIAEQKWLQKQTSGKGYFWMGLTDREKENVWHWLDGTEPAFTKWKPGQPDNWSHGHERGEDCAGLIHEGLWNDFFCEDLISYICEKAMESSKTPGL, encoded by the exons GTATCCAGGAGGGTACCCAGTGTACTAAGTGTAAGAATGAGTGGGCACTGAAGACCTCCATAGCACTGCTCTACGTGCTGTGCACTCTACTCACCATTGCTGTTGCTGTCCTCGGGTATAAAG TGGTGCAAAAGGTTGACAATGTGTCCGAAGGTATCGAGAGCTATGGGGGGAAGATCATTGCTGTGGAAACAGACTTGAAAAAGCTAG ATGACCAGACTGGCGAGAAGTCGGAGAACACCACCACAGAAATCCAGGCCTTTAAGAACAACATCTGGGCTCTGCAGAGGCAGCTGTCCGAGGTGGCTGAAAGGAGCAGTAGTAACCGGGCAGCCCTGGGTCGTCTGCAGGATGCTGGCCAGGACATGCAAGGCAGCCAGGGCTCCATCCAGGGTCTGCTGGATGCCAACACAGCCATGCTGAGGTCCGTCAACGGCACCTTGCGGGCCTACGGCGGCACCATGGAGGGTCTTCAGGACGACACGGCTCGGCTGCAGACGGAGCTCCAGGAGCAGGTTCGGCAGCAGGGCCAGGCCCTGTTCAGCATCGGGAATCTCAACCTCACCCAGGCCCAACAAAGGGGCCTGATCTTGGCTTTGCAGAGGTCAGTGGACGACACCAGCCAGGCAATCCAGAAGATCCGCAATGACTTCCAGAGCATAGAGCAGACGGCCAGGCAGACTAAGTCGGATGCTGATTGGCTGCGGGAGAAGGTGCAGAACCTCCAGGTGCTGGCCTCCAACGCCTCTGTCCTGGCCAAGGCCAACAACGACATTCTGGAGGACGTGGGTTCTCAGCTGGCCTCGCTGTCCGGACAGCTGCAGAACACCTCCAGCCTGGCGGAGAACCACGACCAGACCCTCAGGGAGATCATGGACCAGCAGAGGGACCATGACAACCTCACCTCCTCCAAGTTCGACCAGCTGGAGATACGCCTGGACGAGTCGGAGGGGAGCATCGACCGTGTCACGGGCAACATCAGCTTTACAACCCAACTCCTGGGCGCCATCAATCTCAACCTCAACGAGCTGCGCACCTGCGCTGAAACGGTAGGACGCCACTCCGACTACCTGGCTGACCTGAACTCCACGGTTTTGGACGTGAGGTCGGACACCACCACACTAAGGTTGCAGCAGGACGACCTGGCGGCCCGCCTCGACAAAGAGGTCACCAGCCTCTCCATTGTCATGGAGGAGATGAAACTGGTGGACAGCAAGCACTCACAGCTAATCACCAACTTCACCATTCTCCAGG GTCCACCTGGTCCCAGAGGCCCGCGGGGAGACAAAGGACCCCAGGGAGTGGCAGGTCAGGCCGGTCAGAAGGGGGAAAAAGGGGATAAAGGTGGGCCTGGGGTGCAGGGGCTCCGTGGAGAGAAGGGATCACCAGGACCACTGGGACTAACAGGTTCCAGAGGTCAACAAGGCTCACGGGGCAACCCAGGTTCAAAGGGCTCCCGAGGGTCAGGCGGCAGGGCAGGACCTCCGGGTGCGAAGGGTGAGCCAGGAACGGCTGGGCTCCTTGGGAGAGATGGACAGCCCGGTCCTCAGGGGCCCCAGGGCCCGCCGGGAGACCTAGGACAGGTGGGGCCGGCTGGGGTACAGGGACCCAGGGGAGTGATGGGGCCTGTGGGGGCCCCAGGGCCACCTGGACTACCAGGACATCCTGCCCGAcctgcagcagtagcagcagtgcctttggcctctgtctctctgaagaGTGACTCCCCCGCCCCTACAGTGTTGGCCCCAG GTTGTCCTCATGAGTGGGTTGGCTTCAGAGACAAATGCTACCACTTCTCCAGGGAGCTGCACAACTTTGACGATGCAAAGAAAAGCTGTGATGCCCAGACTGCGTCAATGGTGATCATTAACGATATCGCTGAACAG AAATGGCTGCAGAAGCAGACCTCTGGAAAGGGCTACTTCTGGATGGGTCTGACAGATAGGGAGAAGGAGAATGTTTGGCACTGGCTGGATGGAACCGAACCTGCCTTCAC GAAGTGGAAGCCGGGCCAGCCAGACAACTGGAGCCACGggcatgagagaggagaggactgcgCAGGCCTCATCCACGAGGGACTGTGGAATGATTTCTTCTGTGAAGATCTCATCAGCTACATCTGTGAGAAAGCCATGGAGAGCT CAAAAACTCCAGGGTTATAG